The Noviherbaspirillum saxi genome includes a window with the following:
- a CDS encoding efflux RND transporter permease subunit: MAVSTDLTDRMPVVRSLEDFDQKSGSALERLIFNHRLIVMIVCAVITLLLAAGAAMKLTLNASFEKMIPQTQPYIKNYLDNKNELRGLGNALRIVVENTNGDIFDPKYQEALRKINDELFLTPGVDRAWLKSLWTPGVRWNEVTEEGLRGGPVMPDSYDGSPKATEQLRLNIARAGIVGRMVGNDFKSSMIIVPLLDKDPATGNPIDYRALSRVLEDNIRAKFEHDSGGNVRIHIVGFAKLVGDLIDGLNQVMSFFAAAALIAIAIIYLYTRCVRSTSLVVACSVVAVAWQLGLVALLGFELDPFSILVPFLIFAIGVSHGAQKMNGIMQDVGRGTHRLVAARYTFRRLFLAGMTALLADAVGFAVLMAIDIPVIQDLALTASLGVAVLIFTNLILLPVLLSYTGVSAKAAERSLRAEQETASGKGLAAAWGWLDRFTGRGWALAAILVSLGLGVGGFLVSLQLKIGDLEAGAPELRADSRYNRDNAYIGANYSLSSDQFAVIVKTPAEGCLNYQTLVEADRLAWELQQLPGVQTTVFLGNAVRQITAGSNEGNPKWLTLARNQDVLNYGAQQAAVNSPDLFNNNCSVMPVIAYLTDHRAETLSRIVAEANRFAAEHSQPDRQFLLAAGNAGIEAATNIVVQQANRTMLLYVYGAVILLCFVTFRSWRAVVVAVLPLVLTSILCEALMVMLGMGVKVATLPVIALGVGIGVDYALYLLSIQLAQQRAGASLAVAYQRSIQFTGKVVALVGVTLAAGVVTWVWSPIKFQADMGILLTFMFVLNMIGALVLIPALSHFLLKGATKSEAPAAVSLATGT, encoded by the coding sequence ATGGCTGTTTCTACAGATTTGACAGATCGGATGCCGGTCGTGCGGTCGCTTGAGGATTTCGACCAGAAATCCGGCAGCGCATTGGAACGGCTGATTTTCAACCATCGCCTGATCGTGATGATTGTCTGTGCGGTCATCACGCTGCTGCTCGCAGCCGGTGCGGCGATGAAGCTGACGCTCAACGCCAGCTTCGAGAAGATGATTCCGCAGACTCAGCCATACATCAAGAATTATCTCGACAACAAGAACGAATTGCGCGGCCTGGGCAATGCGCTGCGCATCGTTGTCGAAAATACCAATGGCGACATCTTCGATCCCAAGTATCAAGAAGCCCTGCGCAAGATCAATGATGAGCTTTTCCTCACCCCCGGTGTAGACCGCGCGTGGCTGAAGTCCTTGTGGACACCCGGCGTGCGCTGGAACGAAGTCACCGAGGAAGGCCTGCGCGGCGGCCCGGTGATGCCGGACTCCTATGACGGATCGCCGAAAGCCACGGAACAGCTTCGCCTGAATATCGCGCGCGCCGGCATTGTCGGACGCATGGTCGGCAATGACTTCAAGTCGAGCATGATTATCGTTCCCTTGCTGGACAAGGACCCGGCCACGGGAAACCCTATCGATTATCGTGCGCTGTCGCGCGTGCTTGAAGACAATATCCGCGCCAAGTTCGAGCATGACTCTGGCGGGAACGTGCGCATTCACATCGTCGGTTTCGCCAAGTTGGTTGGCGACCTGATCGACGGCCTGAACCAGGTGATGAGTTTCTTCGCCGCTGCTGCGCTGATCGCTATCGCCATCATCTACCTGTATACGCGCTGCGTGCGCAGCACCTCGCTGGTCGTTGCCTGTTCGGTGGTCGCAGTAGCATGGCAGCTTGGCTTGGTCGCGTTGCTCGGCTTCGAGCTCGATCCCTTCTCGATCCTCGTGCCTTTCCTCATTTTCGCGATCGGCGTCTCGCACGGTGCGCAGAAGATGAATGGCATCATGCAGGACGTCGGGCGCGGCACGCACCGCCTGGTGGCGGCGCGCTACACCTTCCGTCGCCTGTTCCTCGCGGGTATGACGGCGCTGCTGGCCGATGCGGTCGGATTCGCCGTGCTGATGGCGATCGATATTCCGGTGATCCAGGATCTTGCACTGACCGCCAGTCTCGGCGTTGCGGTCTTGATCTTCACCAACCTGATTCTCTTGCCCGTGCTGTTGTCTTACACCGGCGTCAGCGCGAAGGCCGCCGAGCGCAGCCTGCGTGCCGAACAGGAAACAGCAAGCGGCAAGGGCTTGGCCGCGGCATGGGGCTGGCTCGATCGCTTTACCGGCCGTGGTTGGGCGCTGGCCGCAATTCTCGTATCGCTTGGCTTGGGCGTGGGCGGCTTCCTCGTCAGTCTGCAATTGAAGATCGGCGACCTCGAAGCTGGTGCCCCCGAATTGCGTGCCGATTCCCGCTATAACCGCGACAACGCCTACATCGGCGCGAACTACTCGCTTTCCAGCGACCAGTTTGCAGTCATCGTGAAAACGCCGGCGGAAGGTTGCCTCAACTACCAGACACTGGTTGAGGCCGACCGCCTCGCGTGGGAGTTGCAGCAACTACCGGGTGTGCAAACCACGGTTTTCCTCGGCAATGCGGTCCGGCAGATCACCGCCGGCTCCAACGAGGGTAATCCGAAATGGCTGACGCTGGCGCGCAACCAGGATGTGCTGAATTATGGCGCCCAGCAGGCAGCGGTCAATAGCCCGGACCTGTTCAACAACAATTGCTCGGTGATGCCGGTGATCGCCTACCTGACCGACCATCGCGCCGAGACGCTCAGCCGCATCGTCGCCGAAGCCAACCGCTTCGCCGCCGAGCACTCGCAGCCGGATCGCCAGTTCCTGCTGGCCGCAGGCAATGCCGGCATCGAAGCGGCGACGAATATCGTCGTCCAGCAAGCCAATCGCACCATGCTGCTGTATGTCTATGGCGCGGTGATCCTGCTGTGCTTCGTGACCTTCCGCAGTTGGCGCGCGGTCGTGGTGGCGGTGCTGCCGCTGGTGCTGACCTCGATCCTGTGCGAGGCGCTGATGGTCATGCTCGGCATGGGCGTGAAAGTGGCGACCTTGCCGGTGATCGCGCTGGGCGTGGGTATCGGCGTCGACTACGCGCTCTATCTGCTCTCCATCCAGCTCGCGCAGCAGCGCGCCGGCGCGTCGCTCGCCGTCGCGTATCAACGTTCGATCCAGTTCACCGGCAAGGTGGTGGCGCTGGTGGGCGTGACGCTGGCAGCCGGCGTGGTGACCTGGGTCTGGTCGCCGATCAAATTCCAGGCTGACATGGGCATCCTGCTCACCTTCATGTTCGTCTTGAACATGATCGGTGCGCTGGTGTTGATTCCCGCACTCTCGCACTTCCTGCTCAAGGGAGCGACCAAGAGCGAGGCTCCAGCGGCCGTGTCGCTGGCGACAGGAACTTAA
- a CDS encoding YeiH family protein gives MHMQQASEVPNNTVRKMRLYFAQRIPQWQILWPGVLTAITIGLAAAFVAEHQGGPRLLYALFFGMAFNFAATGEKVKAGIEFTSRQILRFGVALTGVRITLDQIASIGPVSISMVIAGVVLTILFGVLLGRLLRRPLIEGVLTGGAVAICGASAALAISAVLPRNEENQRFTLFTVVGVTTLSTVAMITYPALANFFGLDPNSTAIFLGGTIHDVAQVVAAGNMISPQVGDGATFVKLTRVAMLLPVVAVLSLIFRNGGGGQGAKPPLLPGFLVGFAALIAINSMGWIPQWAVQGATSLSSWCLVVSIAALGVKTSFQQLATLGWRPVLLLVTETLFLAALIMGGLILTH, from the coding sequence ATGCACATGCAACAGGCTTCCGAGGTGCCGAACAATACGGTGAGAAAAATGCGTCTCTACTTTGCACAGCGAATCCCGCAGTGGCAGATTCTTTGGCCCGGCGTATTGACGGCAATCACCATCGGCCTGGCGGCGGCGTTTGTCGCCGAACACCAGGGCGGCCCGCGCCTGTTGTACGCGCTGTTCTTCGGCATGGCGTTCAACTTTGCCGCCACCGGGGAGAAGGTCAAAGCGGGAATCGAGTTTACGTCCCGCCAGATCCTGCGCTTCGGCGTCGCGCTTACCGGCGTACGCATCACGCTGGATCAAATCGCTTCGATCGGACCAGTGTCCATCTCCATGGTGATTGCTGGCGTCGTGCTGACGATTCTTTTTGGCGTACTGCTCGGTCGTTTGTTGCGCCGTCCACTAATCGAGGGCGTGCTGACCGGCGGTGCGGTGGCAATCTGCGGTGCGTCCGCAGCGCTTGCGATTTCTGCAGTATTGCCGCGCAATGAGGAAAACCAGCGCTTCACCCTCTTTACCGTGGTCGGCGTGACGACATTGTCGACCGTGGCAATGATTACCTATCCGGCGCTGGCGAACTTCTTCGGACTCGATCCGAACAGCACTGCGATATTCCTCGGCGGCACCATCCACGATGTCGCGCAGGTGGTTGCCGCCGGCAACATGATCTCGCCGCAGGTAGGTGATGGCGCCACTTTCGTCAAGCTGACGCGGGTTGCAATGCTGCTGCCGGTAGTCGCAGTGCTCTCGCTGATTTTCAGGAATGGTGGAGGCGGGCAGGGCGCCAAGCCGCCCTTGCTGCCGGGCTTCCTGGTCGGATTTGCGGCGCTCATCGCAATCAATAGCATGGGCTGGATTCCACAGTGGGCGGTCCAGGGCGCGACGAGCCTGTCGAGCTGGTGCCTGGTGGTATCGATTGCCGCGCTGGGAGTCAAGACCTCGTTCCAGCAACTGGCCACGCTGGGCTGGCGTCCGGTCTTGCTGCTGGTGACTGAAACCCTGTTCCTGGCGGCCCTGATCATGGGCGGCTTGATACTGACTCATTGA
- a CDS encoding 3-(methylthio)propionyl-CoA ligase: MSQTTQSPLMGQMMSQPLLISSIIRHADRYFGNAEIVSRRVEGDIHRYTYRDCHKRARQIANALGGFGVKMGERVATLAWNGYRHMELYYAISGSGAVMHTINPRLHAEQIAYIVNHAEDQYLFFDLTFLPLVEVFAAHCKTVKGFVLMCDKERMPAISRIPNLLCYEDLIANNSDQYEWPLFDENSASSLCYTSGTTGNPKGALYSHRSTVLHSLASVMPDVFNLSARDAVLPVVPMFHVNAWGLPYSVPMVGAKMVFPGPALDGKSVYELFEQEKVSFSAGVPTVWLGLLNHVAQNNLEFSSFKRTVIGGSACPPGMMKTFRHQYGVEVVHAWGMTEMSPLGTACTLQAHHLDLSDDQQQSILEKQGHAVFGVDMKIVDDDGSELPWDGKTYGNLLVKGPWIIGSYFKSESGDVLEHGWFPTGDVATITEDGYMQITDRSKDVIKSGGEWIGSIDLENIAMTHPAVQQAACIGVFHPKWDERPMLVVVKKPDAEVSKEELIKFYEGKIAKWWTPDDVAFVDALPLGATGKVLKNKMREQFHGYKLPTA; the protein is encoded by the coding sequence ATGTCGCAAACCACACAGAGCCCACTGATGGGCCAGATGATGAGCCAGCCTTTGCTCATCTCCAGCATCATCCGGCATGCGGACCGTTATTTCGGCAACGCCGAAATCGTCTCGCGTCGCGTCGAAGGCGACATCCATCGCTACACCTACCGCGACTGCCACAAGCGCGCGCGCCAGATAGCCAATGCGCTGGGCGGCTTCGGCGTGAAGATGGGCGAACGCGTCGCCACGCTGGCCTGGAACGGCTATCGCCACATGGAGTTGTATTACGCAATTTCCGGTTCTGGCGCCGTCATGCACACGATCAATCCACGCTTGCACGCGGAACAGATTGCCTACATCGTCAATCATGCCGAAGACCAGTACCTGTTCTTCGACCTCACGTTCTTGCCGCTGGTCGAGGTGTTCGCCGCGCACTGTAAGACGGTCAAGGGCTTTGTACTGATGTGCGACAAGGAGCGCATGCCGGCCATCAGCAGGATTCCTAACCTGCTGTGCTATGAAGACCTGATCGCGAACAATTCTGATCAATACGAGTGGCCGCTGTTCGACGAGAATTCCGCCTCCAGCCTGTGCTACACCTCCGGTACCACCGGCAATCCGAAGGGCGCGCTGTACTCGCATCGTTCTACCGTGCTGCATTCGCTGGCCTCGGTGATGCCGGACGTATTCAATCTTTCCGCCCGCGATGCGGTGTTGCCGGTCGTGCCGATGTTCCACGTCAATGCATGGGGTTTGCCGTATTCGGTGCCGATGGTCGGCGCGAAGATGGTATTCCCCGGTCCGGCGCTGGACGGAAAATCAGTCTATGAATTGTTCGAGCAGGAAAAGGTGAGCTTCTCCGCCGGCGTGCCGACCGTGTGGTTGGGCTTGCTGAACCATGTCGCCCAGAACAACCTGGAGTTCTCCAGCTTCAAGCGCACCGTGATCGGCGGCTCGGCTTGTCCGCCGGGGATGATGAAGACGTTCCGCCATCAGTACGGCGTGGAAGTCGTGCATGCCTGGGGTATGACCGAGATGTCGCCATTAGGTACCGCTTGCACCTTGCAAGCGCACCACTTGGATCTGTCGGACGACCAGCAGCAATCGATCCTGGAAAAGCAGGGGCATGCGGTGTTCGGCGTCGACATGAAGATCGTCGACGACGACGGCAGTGAATTGCCGTGGGACGGCAAGACCTACGGCAACCTGCTGGTCAAGGGGCCGTGGATCATCGGCAGCTATTTCAAGAGCGAGAGCGGCGATGTACTGGAACACGGCTGGTTTCCGACCGGAGACGTGGCGACCATCACCGAAGACGGTTACATGCAGATCACCGATCGCAGCAAGGACGTGATCAAGTCCGGTGGCGAGTGGATCGGTTCGATCGATCTGGAAAACATCGCGATGACGCATCCGGCTGTGCAACAGGCGGCATGCATCGGCGTGTTCCATCCGAAGTGGGACGAGCGTCCGATGCTGGTAGTGGTGAAAAAGCCGGACGCGGAAGTCAGCAAGGAGGAACTGATCAAGTTCTATGAAGGCAAGATCGCAAAATGGTGGACGCCGGATGACGTGGCGTTTGTCGATGCGCTACCGCTTGGAGCCACCGGCAAGGTCCTTAAGAACAAGATGCGCGAGCAGTTCCATGGGTACAAGCTGCCGACGGCTTGA
- a CDS encoding pyruvate carboxylase yields the protein MKIRKILVANRSEIAIRVMRAAAELGMRTVAIYAAEDRFALHRFKADESYLVGEGKKPIAAYLDIDDIIRIAKEAGVDAIHPGYGFLSENPDFAEACATNGITFIGPKPEVMRTLGNKVAARNAAIAAGVPVMPATSALPHDIEQTKKLAAAVGYPLMLKASWGGGGRGMRVIESEADLPGQLEVARREAAAAFGNDEMYLEKLVRRARHVEVQLLGDTHGNLVHLYERDCSVQRRNQKVVERAPAPYLDDKSRAELCDAALCLGRAVNYTHAGTVEFLMDADTNQFYFIEVNPRIQVEHTVTEQVTGIDIVKAQIHVSEGMKIGDKDVLGAAIPLQSEIALNGHALQCRVTTEDPENNFTPDYGRLIAYRSAAGFGVRLDGGTAYAGAVITSYYDSLLVKVTAWASSSDEAIARMDRALREFRIRGVSTNLQFLENVINHAQFRSGECITRFIDTTPELFQFAKRRDRATRLLRFIGDVVVNGNPEMKGRKGIDGVLPSPILPAAHRATPITPGTKDLFKQLGAEKFSQWMKDQKQVLLTDTTMRDAHQSLFATRMRTADMLAIAPYYARMLPNLFSLECWGGATFDVSMRFLKEDPWERLANLREAVPNILFQMLLRASNAVGYTNYADNVVKHFVQQAAAGGIDVFRVFDSLNWVENMRVAIDAVRETGALCEGTICYTGDPFDSARPKYSLQYYVNMAKELERAGVNILAIKDMAGVCKPHAARALVKALKDEVGLPIHFHTHDTSGIAAASVLAAVEAGCDAVDGAMDAMSGLTSQPNLGAIASALTHTRHDPKLDKQALFDISQYWEGVRRQYAPFEADMRSGTSDVYRHEMPGGQYTNLREQARAMGIEHRWTEVAQAYADVNQLFGDIVKVTPTSKVVGDMALFMVANDLTPADVRNPDKEVAFPESVISLFKGELGFPPDGFPKELEKKILKGGAPMQGRPGANLQPVDLAQAKADAEKAVDRSMTEQELASYLMYPKVFRDYAEHRRQYGDVSVLPTQVFFYGLKEGQEISVDIDKGKTLVMRLQGRTELEEEGQSKLFFELNGQARMVRIDRAGAAKQVTHPRAQDGNPDHIGAPMPGMVVTLAVKPGQKVAKGDPLVSIEAMKMETMIRAERDAVVQHTHVKPGMVVAAKDLLCELGS from the coding sequence ATGAAGATCCGCAAGATTCTAGTTGCAAACCGTTCCGAAATCGCTATCCGCGTCATGCGTGCCGCTGCCGAGTTGGGCATGCGCACGGTGGCGATATATGCCGCCGAGGATCGCTTTGCACTGCACCGTTTCAAAGCCGACGAAAGTTATCTGGTCGGCGAAGGCAAGAAGCCAATCGCCGCTTACCTCGATATCGACGACATCATCCGCATCGCCAAGGAAGCCGGCGTCGATGCGATCCACCCCGGTTACGGTTTCCTGTCCGAGAACCCGGACTTCGCCGAAGCCTGCGCGACGAACGGCATCACCTTCATTGGACCAAAGCCGGAAGTCATGCGCACGCTGGGCAACAAAGTCGCCGCCCGCAATGCGGCGATTGCTGCCGGCGTGCCGGTCATGCCGGCTACCTCGGCCTTACCGCACGATATCGAACAGACAAAGAAGCTCGCGGCCGCGGTCGGCTATCCCTTGATGCTGAAAGCCAGCTGGGGCGGCGGCGGGCGCGGCATGCGTGTGATCGAATCCGAAGCCGATCTGCCCGGCCAATTGGAAGTGGCGCGGCGCGAAGCGGCAGCCGCCTTCGGAAATGACGAGATGTATCTCGAAAAGCTGGTGCGCCGCGCGCGCCACGTCGAAGTACAGTTGCTCGGTGATACCCACGGCAACCTGGTGCACCTGTACGAGCGCGACTGCTCCGTGCAGCGCCGCAACCAGAAAGTGGTCGAGCGCGCCCCTGCGCCTTACCTTGACGACAAGAGCCGGGCCGAGTTGTGCGACGCCGCGCTGTGCCTCGGTCGCGCAGTGAATTACACCCATGCCGGCACCGTCGAATTCCTGATGGATGCCGACACCAACCAATTCTATTTCATCGAAGTCAACCCGCGCATCCAGGTCGAACACACCGTCACCGAGCAGGTCACCGGCATCGATATCGTCAAAGCGCAGATCCATGTGTCCGAAGGCATGAAGATCGGCGACAAGGATGTGCTTGGCGCCGCCATTCCGCTGCAATCCGAGATCGCGCTGAACGGCCACGCGCTGCAATGCCGCGTCACTACCGAAGACCCGGAAAACAATTTCACGCCTGACTACGGCCGCCTCATTGCCTACCGCAGCGCCGCCGGTTTCGGCGTACGCCTCGATGGCGGAACCGCCTATGCAGGCGCGGTCATCACGTCGTACTACGATTCGCTGTTGGTCAAGGTTACTGCCTGGGCATCGAGCTCGGATGAAGCGATTGCACGCATGGACCGCGCATTGCGCGAATTCCGCATCCGTGGCGTGTCCACCAATTTGCAGTTCCTTGAAAACGTGATCAACCACGCGCAGTTCAGGTCCGGCGAATGCATCACGCGCTTCATCGATACCACGCCGGAGTTGTTCCAGTTCGCCAAGCGGCGCGACCGCGCGACCCGCCTGCTGCGCTTCATCGGCGACGTGGTGGTCAACGGCAATCCGGAAATGAAAGGCCGGAAGGGCATCGACGGCGTGTTGCCGTCACCGATCCTGCCGGCCGCGCACCGCGCCACCCCGATCACGCCGGGAACGAAGGATCTCTTCAAGCAACTGGGCGCCGAGAAATTCTCGCAGTGGATGAAGGACCAGAAGCAGGTCCTGCTGACCGATACCACCATGCGCGATGCGCACCAGTCGCTGTTCGCGACCCGCATGCGCACCGCCGACATGCTGGCGATCGCGCCATATTACGCGCGCATGCTGCCCAATCTGTTTTCGCTCGAATGCTGGGGCGGCGCGACCTTCGACGTCTCGATGCGCTTCCTGAAGGAAGACCCGTGGGAACGCCTGGCGAACTTGCGCGAAGCAGTACCCAACATCCTGTTCCAGATGCTGCTGCGCGCATCCAATGCGGTCGGTTATACCAACTATGCCGATAACGTGGTCAAGCACTTCGTGCAGCAGGCCGCAGCCGGCGGCATCGATGTGTTCCGCGTCTTCGACTCGCTGAACTGGGTCGAGAACATGCGCGTTGCCATCGATGCCGTGCGCGAAACCGGCGCACTGTGCGAAGGCACGATCTGCTACACCGGCGACCCGTTTGATTCGGCCCGTCCGAAATACAGCCTGCAGTACTACGTCAACATGGCGAAGGAACTGGAACGTGCGGGCGTCAACATCCTGGCGATCAAGGACATGGCCGGCGTCTGCAAGCCGCATGCGGCGCGCGCGCTCGTTAAGGCTTTGAAGGACGAAGTCGGGCTGCCCATCCATTTTCACACGCACGACACCAGCGGTATTGCCGCCGCCTCGGTGCTGGCCGCAGTGGAAGCCGGTTGCGATGCGGTCGATGGCGCGATGGATGCGATGAGCGGCCTGACATCGCAACCGAATCTCGGCGCGATCGCCTCGGCCCTTACCCATACAAGGCACGATCCGAAATTGGACAAGCAGGCGTTGTTCGACATCTCCCAATACTGGGAAGGCGTGCGCCGCCAGTACGCGCCGTTCGAGGCGGACATGCGCTCTGGCACCTCCGACGTGTACCGCCACGAAATGCCGGGCGGCCAATACACGAACCTGCGCGAACAGGCGCGCGCGATGGGCATCGAGCACCGTTGGACCGAAGTCGCGCAAGCCTACGCAGATGTCAATCAACTGTTCGGCGACATCGTGAAAGTTACGCCGACGTCGAAAGTGGTCGGCGACATGGCGCTGTTCATGGTCGCCAACGACCTGACGCCGGCAGACGTGCGCAATCCGGACAAGGAAGTCGCCTTCCCGGAATCGGTGATCTCGCTGTTCAAGGGCGAGCTTGGCTTCCCGCCGGACGGCTTCCCGAAAGAATTGGAAAAAAAGATTCTCAAGGGCGGCGCGCCGATGCAGGGGCGCCCCGGCGCAAACCTGCAACCGGTCGATCTGGCGCAGGCGAAAGCCGATGCAGAAAAAGCGGTCGACCGTAGCATGACCGAACAGGAACTGGCCTCCTACCTGATGTATCCGAAGGTGTTTCGCGACTACGCGGAGCATCGCCGCCAGTATGGCGACGTCAGCGTGTTGCCGACGCAAGTGTTCTTCTATGGCCTGAAGGAAGGTCAGGAAATCTCGGTCGACATCGACAAGGGCAAGACGCTGGTGATGCGCCTGCAGGGCCGCACCGAGCTTGAGGAAGAGGGACAAAGCAAGCTGTTCTTCGAACTGAACGGCCAGGCACGCATGGTACGCATCGACCGCGCCGGCGCAGCCAAGCAAGTCACGCATCCAAGGGCACAGGACGGCAACCCCGACCATATCGGCGCGCCGATGCCGGGCATGGTGGTGACGCTGGCGGTCAAACCCGGACAGAAAGTGGCCAAGGGCGATCCACTGGTGTCGATCGAAGCCATGAAGATGGAAACCATGATCCGCGCCGAGCGCGATGCGGTGGTCCAGCATACGCATGTGAAGCCGGGAATGGTGGTGGCGGCGAAGGACTTGTTGTGCGAGCTGGGGAGTTGA
- a CDS encoding methyl-accepting chemotaxis protein, translating to MNFNNLGISAKLWLAVSAMLLALASMIVVAVTRSAAAQHKADVLYIQNDAKIRAASQWDNHVAVELARAHATVISKGNEVEAAFKSMSDGDAKKYLELQKSLEEMPLSPDDREQMKKIAGERDAMRQSLDKALALKRAGDADGATALFDRECKPLMDNYLQSVRDFARMQQIAADKVRAMFSEARQSNQKIAVMTTVLIIIFSIAGTAILIRSIRRPLTRAVEVANRIAQGDLSTVEETKRGDEFGEMMRALKAMNESLVRIVSEVRSGADAIATASSQIAAGNLDLSSRTEQQAGSLEETASSMEELTSTVKQNADNASQANQLAASASEVAIKGGVVVSQVVDTMNAINQSSKKIVDIISVIDGIAFQTNILALNAAVEAARAGELGCGFAVVAAEVRSLAQRSAGAAKEIKQLIGDSVEKVDAGGKLVGQAGLTMDEIVASVKRVTDIMSEIAIASAEQTSGIEQVNHAITQMDQATQENAALVEQAAAASTTMQEQASKLAQVVGVFNLAGVQASSAPVAMAVAVGPSHASRMATPVRGLSATPRVALGRASHAKWIPMRK from the coding sequence ATGAACTTCAACAACCTGGGCATTTCTGCCAAGCTGTGGCTCGCTGTATCGGCCATGCTCCTGGCGTTGGCATCGATGATAGTCGTGGCAGTCACTCGCTCGGCCGCGGCGCAACACAAGGCGGATGTCCTGTACATCCAGAATGACGCCAAGATACGCGCCGCATCCCAGTGGGACAACCATGTTGCCGTCGAACTGGCGCGTGCGCATGCCACCGTCATCAGCAAGGGCAATGAAGTCGAAGCCGCCTTCAAATCCATGAGCGACGGCGATGCCAAAAAGTACCTCGAGTTGCAAAAGAGCCTGGAAGAAATGCCGTTGTCGCCGGACGACCGCGAACAGATGAAAAAGATCGCGGGCGAGCGCGACGCCATGCGACAGTCGCTGGATAAAGCGCTTGCCCTCAAGCGTGCGGGTGACGCCGATGGTGCCACGGCCTTGTTCGATCGCGAGTGCAAGCCCTTGATGGACAATTACCTGCAGTCGGTGCGCGATTTCGCACGCATGCAGCAGATAGCCGCCGACAAGGTGCGCGCGATGTTTTCTGAAGCACGGCAGAGCAACCAAAAGATCGCGGTGATGACGACCGTGCTGATCATTATTTTCTCGATTGCCGGTACCGCTATCCTGATCCGTTCGATCCGCCGGCCATTGACGCGCGCCGTCGAGGTTGCCAATCGCATTGCGCAGGGCGACCTGTCGACGGTCGAAGAAACGAAACGCGGCGACGAGTTCGGCGAGATGATGAGGGCACTCAAGGCAATGAATGAGAGCCTGGTGAGGATCGTGTCCGAAGTGCGCAGCGGCGCCGATGCCATCGCCACCGCATCCAGCCAGATCGCCGCCGGCAACCTGGACCTGTCATCCCGCACCGAGCAGCAAGCCGGTTCTCTGGAAGAAACCGCCTCTTCGATGGAAGAGCTGACCTCTACCGTGAAGCAGAATGCCGACAATGCGAGCCAGGCAAATCAGCTGGCGGCCTCCGCTTCCGAAGTGGCGATCAAGGGTGGTGTTGTGGTATCGCAAGTGGTCGATACGATGAATGCAATCAACCAATCATCGAAGAAAATCGTCGACATCATCAGCGTGATCGACGGCATCGCCTTCCAGACCAACATCCTGGCTTTGAATGCGGCGGTCGAGGCGGCGCGCGCCGGCGAACTAGGGTGCGGCTTTGCAGTGGTCGCTGCGGAAGTGCGCAGCCTTGCACAACGCTCGGCCGGCGCCGCCAAGGAAATCAAACAGCTGATCGGAGACTCGGTCGAGAAAGTCGATGCCGGCGGCAAGCTGGTCGGCCAGGCGGGCTTGACGATGGACGAAATCGTGGCAAGCGTGAAGCGCGTTACCGACATCATGAGTGAGATCGCCATCGCCAGCGCCGAACAGACCTCGGGTATCGAGCAGGTCAATCACGCCATCACGCAAATGGATCAAGCCACGCAGGAAAACGCCGCGCTGGTCGAACAAGCCGCCGCTGCGTCGACGACGATGCAAGAGCAGGCAAGCAAGCTGGCGCAAGTGGTCGGCGTCTTTAATCTGGCGGGCGTGCAGGCGAGCAGTGCTCCCGTGGCCATGGCCGTAGCCGTCGGGCCGTCGCATGCGTCCCGGATGGCGACGCCTGTGCGCGGATTGTCTGCGACGCCACGTGTTGCGCTTGGGCGCGCCTCGCACGCGAAATGGATACCCATGCGGAAATGA